One region of Cucurbita pepo subsp. pepo cultivar mu-cu-16 chromosome LG03, ASM280686v2, whole genome shotgun sequence genomic DNA includes:
- the LOC111791026 gene encoding secoisolariciresinol dehydrogenase-like yields MASQLISAPTAPRRLEGKVAIITGGASGIGECTAKLFVHHGAKVVIADIQDDLGQALCATALGGPTNSLYVHCDVTDESQIKAAVETAVKAFGKLDIMMNNAGIADPSKPRIIDNQKEDFERVISVNVTGVFLGIKHAAQAMIPVKTGSIISTASLASYVGGSASHAYTCSKHAVVGLTKNAAVELGQFGIRVNCLSPFAMVTPLATRFVGLEGEEFEMAMNSMANLKGVTLRTEDVANAALFLASDESRYVSGHNLLIDGGFGITNPNIKIFEYPQN; encoded by the exons atggCAAGCCAGCTTATCTCTGCACCAACAGCACCAAGGAG GCTCGAGGGAAAAGTAGCAATCATAACCGGCGGCGCAAGTGGGATAGGCGAATGCACAGCAAAACTCTTTGTCCACCACGGCGCCAAAGTAGTTATCGCCGATATCCAAGACGACCTCGGCCAAGCACTATGCGCCACCGCACTTGGCGGCCCCACCAACTCCCTCTACGTCCACTGTGACGTCACAGACGAATCCCAAATCAAAGCTGCCGTTGAAACCGCCGTCAAAGCATTCGGCAAGCTCGACATCATGATGAACAACGCGGGGATAGCCGACCCGAGCAAGCCGCGAATCATCGACAACCAAAAAGAAGACTTCGAACGAGTCATCAGCGTCAACGTCACGGGCGTGTTCCTTGGCATCAAACACGCAGCGCAGGCCATGATCCCGGTGAAAACCGGGTCGATTATATCGACAGCAAGCTTGGCATCGTATGTGGGTGGTTCGGCCTCGCACGCTTACACTTGCTCGAAGCATGCGGTGGTGGGGCTTACGAAGAACGCGGCGGTGGAGTTGGGGCAGTTTGGGATTAGGGTGAACTGCTTGTCGCCGTTTGCGATGGTGACGCCGTTGGCTACGAGGTTTGTGGGGTTGGAGGGGGAGGAATTTGAGATGGCTATGAACTCAATGGCGAATTTGAAAGGGGTTACGCTTAGGACTGAGGATGTGGCGAATGCGGCTTTGTTCTTGGCGAGTGATGAGAGTCGGTATGTGAGTGGCCATAATTTGTTGATTGATGGGGGCTTTG
- the LOC111791025 gene encoding tropinone reductase-like 1, whose protein sequence is MSFNASATALRRLEGKVAIITGGASGIGASVVRIFHENGAKVIIADIQDEVGQKIADQLGEDVSYIHCDVSKEEDVSNLVDAAVCRHGKLDIMYSNAGVIDRPFSGILDVTKSDLDKVLGVNVMGAFWGAKHAARVMILEKKGCILFTTSATTNIAGLSTHPYAASKCAVLGLVRNLAAELGQHGIRVNCVAPFVVATGIAGPTDPKQAEALENMVTGWANLKGCVLKADDIARAALYLASDEANYVSGLNLVVDGGYSVVNPSMLKTLKLMD, encoded by the exons ATGAGCTTTAATGCCTCTGCTACCGCTCTCAGAAG ACTGGAAGGCAAGGTGGCGATTATCACCGGCGGCGCGAGCGGGATCGGAGCTAGCGTAGTGCGAATTTTCCACGAAAATGGAGCCAAAGTCATAATCGCCGATATCCAAGATGAAGTCGGCCAAAAAATCGCTGACCAACTCGGCGAAGACGTAAGCTATATCCATTGCGACGTGTCCAAGGAAGAAGACGTCAGCAATCTTGTGGACGCCGCCGTCTGCCGGCACGGCAAGCTGGACATCATGTACAGCAACGCCGGCGTCATCGACCGTCCGTTTAGTGGAATATTGGACGTTACAAAATCTGACTTGGACAAG GTGTTGGGGGTGAACGTGATGGGGGCATTTTGGGGGGCGAAGCATGCAGCCAGGGTGATGATACTCGAGAAAAAAGGGTGCATTTTGTTCACAACCAGTGCAACCACCAACATTGCAGGCCTCTCAACGCACCCATACGCAGCCTCCAAATGCGCTGTGTTGGGGTTGGTTAGGAACCTAGCGGCGGAACTTGGCCAGCACGGTATCAGAGTCAATTGCGTGGCCCCCTTCGTCGTGGCCACTGGGATTGCTGGGCCCACAGACCCGAAACAGGCAGAGGCTTTGGAGAACATGGTGACCGGGTGGGCCAATCTCAAGGGTTGCGTGCTCAAAGCCGATGACATAGCCAGGGCTGCGCTGTACTTAGCTAGTGACGAGGCAAACTATGTGAGTGGGCTTAATCTTGTGGTCGATGGAGGCTATAGCGTTGTCAATCCTTCCATGCTTAAGACTCTTAAGCTCATGGATTGA